The Arthrobacter burdickii genomic interval CTCGGAGTCCGCGTGGGGGCCGTAGATGCGGTGGAACAGCGACTGCAGCCTGGGGAATTCGGCGTCGAAGCGCGCCTCGAAGGACTCCCACTCGGCGTCCGACGTCCCCGTCCGGCGAGCGGACCGGAGCTCCGCCCGAATGCGGTTTTCGGTCAGGCCGTGAGCGGAATCCATCCCGCAAGCCTATTCCAGTCCACGGGAGCGCGGCGGCCCGTGGAAATTGCCCTTCGCGGGTTCCGGCGGAATGGTGGCCTTGGTGAAGTTGTGGTTGTACTGTCGACCCACCACACCCCCTGGAAAGGTCGCAATGATGAGACGTTTTCTCCGCAGTTCCGCCCTGCTGGCATCGATGGCCATCGCCCTCACAGCCGTCGGAGCAGCCCCCGCCTCCGCCATCACCGGAGGCGAGCCGGACGGCGAGGATCACCCCAACGTGGGGTTGATCCTCTTCTACGACTCCGACGGGGGCAGGTTCCGTTGCTCCGCCACCCTCATCGCGCCGACGGTTCTCCTCACTGCCGCGCACTGCACCGACGGGACCGCCGGGAGCACGCTGGTCACCTTCGACTCCGTGGTGGCCGAAGCGCCGCCGACGCCGTTCCCGGTCGCCGCTGATCCCTCCGTCGGCTACACGGACGAGGAGATCGAGGCCGCCGGCTACCTGTCAGGCACCGCCTACACCCACCCCGATTATTCGAACTTCACGGACCTCGCCAACTGGAACGACGTCGGCGTCATCATCCTGGACGAGCCCGTCACGACCATCGAGCCGGCAACCGTCGCACCGGTCGGATACCTCGACCAGTTCAAGTCTCCGAAACTCAACAGCACCATCTTCGAGGTTGTGGGATACGGAACGGAGGTCCGCAAGCCGGCGACCGGGCCGCAGAAGCCTGAGCCCATGTCCTTCCCGCTCATCCGTCGCTACACCACCTCCCCAGGACAGAAGCTGACGCCGCAGATCCTGCAGCTCCAGGGGAACCCGAACGACACCAGGGGCGGTGGCGGAACCTGCTTCGGTGACTCGGGCGGGCCCGTCTTCCTCAACGGGAACCTCGTCGCCGTGACGAGTTACACGTACACGTCGAACTGCCGGTACCTGGGCGGGTACCAGCGCGTGGACATTGACGTCGTGCAGGGCTGGCTCATGGATCCCACTGCAGTCGAGTAGGACGAGTTCCGAACAGGAGCCGGTTCCCCCGTGGAATCGGCTCCTGTTCGTGTCGGGCCCTGGTCAGCGACGTTCCCTGCAGCGTCCATACCGGCCGCAGCACCCGTGATTCCTGCTGCAGCATCCCCAGGCGCGGCAGGTGACCAGCGCTCGAGACCGTCGAGCCGTCCGGCCACGCGACGGCCGGTGCTCAGTGTTCGGCGTCTGCCGCAGCAGCAGCTTTCTCGGCGTCCTTCTCGGCGCGCAGGGCCTCGGACTCGTGCTGTACTTCGGCTTTCTCGTGATGGATGAGTTCTGCGAAGAGTTTCTCCATCTCCTTGGCCACGCCCGCCGCCGATGCGGGGTTCTGGCCGGTCACCAACCTGTCGTCGACGACCACGATCTCCTCGAAGACCGGGGCGGAGACGTGGGTTGCGCCCTGTTGCTCGAGACGGTCCGCCAAGAAGAAGGGGATGATCTTGTCCTTGCCGGCGGCAACCTCCTCGTCGTTGGTGAAGGCGGCGACCCTTCGGCCCTCGACGAGGCGGAACCCGTTCGCCAACTCCACGTTCACCAGGCCGGCCGGTCCGTGGCAGACGGCGCCCACGAGGCCACCGGCGTCGTACACGCTGGCCACCAGTTTCTGCAGGCCTTCGCTGTCCGGGAAGTCCCACATGGTGCCGTGGCCACCTACGAGGTAGACGGCGTCGTACTGGCCGGGATCAATGACGTCGACGCGGGCCGTGTTGTACAGACCGGCGCGCGTGGTTTCGTCCTCCGTGAACGCGACCTGAACGGGGTCCTTCGAGTCCACTTCGTCCCGCGGGGGCTGACCGCCCTGGATGGATGCGAAGTCGACGAAGTGCCCGGAATCCTTGAAGACCTTCCATGGATGCGCGGCTTCGGCAACGTTGTAGCCGGTCTTCTCTCCGGTATCGCCGATCTCGGAAACGCTGGTCAGTACCATGAGGATTTTCTTCATGAAGTGTTCCTTTCGTCCACCGTCCACCCTACGCCCGGCCTCCCGTCGGCCCTCTCCAGGGCCGCCGAGACGGGGTCAGGACGATGCCCGGGCGCCATTTGGTACGGAATCAGACCGGCTGCTGTTCCCCGTACTTGGCCTGGACTGCTTCCCAGTCGCCGGTCTGCGCGATGGGGTCCATCCACATGATCTCCCAGCTGTGACCGTCCGGGTCGGCGAAGGAGCGGGAGCGCATGAAACCGAGGTCCTGCGCCTTCCCCTCGATCGCCCCGGCGGCCACGGCCTGATCGACGAGGGAGTCGATCTCGGCGGATTCCTCGACACTGATGGCGTTGATAACGGCGGAGGTCGCCGTGGCGTCGGCGACCGGCTTGTCCGTGAACTGCGCCCAGTGGCTGTGGGTCAGGATCATCACGTAGATCGTGTCGCTGATGACGATGGCGCCGGCGTCGTCGTTCGAGAAGTTCGGGTTGAGGGTCCAGCCGAAGCTGGTGTAGAAGTCCTTGGACCTGGCGAGGTCGCTGACGGGAAGGTTGATGAAGACGCTGGTAGCCATGGTGGTTCTCCTGTTCTGGAATGGCCCCGGTGGGCCCTTGATACTTCTTGGACGGATGCTAGCGCCGAAAATCATCGGTGAGTAGGGATCCTCTCCTGCGCACCCCTTGCTAAGTAGGCTGATCAGTACCAGAGTGAGGTGGAAAACCCGAGGGAAGGCCGAGCATGAGTACTTCTGCCGAGCACGTGTCCGACTCAACCACCCAAAGCGGGGAGCCGGAGCTGAAACGGGTCCTCGGGCCGAAACTGCTCCTCCTGTTCATCGTCGGCGACATCCTCGGAGCGGGCGTCTACGCCGTCACCGGAACCATGGCGGGTACCGTCGGGGGTCTGGTCTGGCTGCCCTTCCTGCTCGCCTTCATCGTGGCGACGCTGACCGCGTTCTCCTACCTGGAGCTCGTCACGCAGTATCCGCAGGCCGCCGGTGCCGCCCTCTATACCCACAAGGCTTTCGGCATCCACTTCGTCACCTTCCTGGTCGCGTTCGCCGTCGTCTGCTCGGGGATCACCAGCGCGTCCACCTCCGCGAACGTGCTCGCGCAGAACTTCTTCGGCGGCCTCGAGGTCAACGGCTGGATGGGCATGCCCGGGCAGGGCGTGATCACCGCCGTCGCCCTGGGCTTCATGCTGCTGCTGGCCGTCATCAACCTGCGAGGTGTGGGGGAGAGCGTCAAGTTCAACGTGGTGCTGACGCTCGTCGAGATGACGGCGCTGTGCATCGTGATCGGCGTCGGCTTCCTCGCCATGGCGCAGGGCACCGGCAACGTGGGCGAGATCTTCGTGTTCACCGACTACCAGGACAAGGGCATGTTCCTCGCGGTGACCGCCGCGACCTCCATCGCCTTCTTCGCGATGGTGGGCTTCGAGGACTCGGTGAACATGGTCGAGGAGGTCCAGAACCCCGAGCGCATCTTCCCCCGCACCATGCTGACCGGGCTCGGGATCGCCGTCATCCTCTACATGCTGGTCGCGGTCTCCGTCGTCACGGTCCTGAGCCCCACCGAACTGGAGGGCATCCGGGAAGCCGAGGGCGCGGCCCTGCTCGAGGTCGTGCACAAGGGGTCGCCCGACTTCCCGATCGACAAGATCTTCCCGTTCCTCGCCGTCTTCGCCGTCGCCAACACCGCCCTCATCAACATGCTGATGGCCAGCCGCCTGATCTACGGCATGGCGCGCCAGGACGTCCTGCCCCGCCCGCTCGCCAAGGTGCTGCCGGGCCGCCGTACTCCCTGGGCCGGTATCGCGTTCTCGACCATCCTCGCACTGGGCCTGATCCTGTA includes:
- a CDS encoding S1 family peptidase, whose product is MRRFLRSSALLASMAIALTAVGAAPASAITGGEPDGEDHPNVGLILFYDSDGGRFRCSATLIAPTVLLTAAHCTDGTAGSTLVTFDSVVAEAPPTPFPVAADPSVGYTDEEIEAAGYLSGTAYTHPDYSNFTDLANWNDVGVIILDEPVTTIEPATVAPVGYLDQFKSPKLNSTIFEVVGYGTEVRKPATGPQKPEPMSFPLIRRYTTSPGQKLTPQILQLQGNPNDTRGGGGTCFGDSGGPVFLNGNLVAVTSYTYTSNCRYLGGYQRVDIDVVQGWLMDPTAVE
- a CDS encoding type 1 glutamine amidotransferase domain-containing protein, which encodes MKKILMVLTSVSEIGDTGEKTGYNVAEAAHPWKVFKDSGHFVDFASIQGGQPPRDEVDSKDPVQVAFTEDETTRAGLYNTARVDVIDPGQYDAVYLVGGHGTMWDFPDSEGLQKLVASVYDAGGLVGAVCHGPAGLVNVELANGFRLVEGRRVAAFTNDEEVAAGKDKIIPFFLADRLEQQGATHVSAPVFEEIVVVDDRLVTGQNPASAAGVAKEMEKLFAELIHHEKAEVQHESEALRAEKDAEKAAAAADAEH
- a CDS encoding VOC family protein is translated as MATSVFINLPVSDLARSKDFYTSFGWTLNPNFSNDDAGAIVISDTIYVMILTHSHWAQFTDKPVADATATSAVINAISVEESAEIDSLVDQAVAAGAIEGKAQDLGFMRSRSFADPDGHSWEIMWMDPIAQTGDWEAVQAKYGEQQPV
- a CDS encoding APC family permease: MSTSAEHVSDSTTQSGEPELKRVLGPKLLLLFIVGDILGAGVYAVTGTMAGTVGGLVWLPFLLAFIVATLTAFSYLELVTQYPQAAGAALYTHKAFGIHFVTFLVAFAVVCSGITSASTSANVLAQNFFGGLEVNGWMGMPGQGVITAVALGFMLLLAVINLRGVGESVKFNVVLTLVEMTALCIVIGVGFLAMAQGTGNVGEIFVFTDYQDKGMFLAVTAATSIAFFAMVGFEDSVNMVEEVQNPERIFPRTMLTGLGIAVILYMLVAVSVVTVLSPTELEGIREAEGAALLEVVHKGSPDFPIDKIFPFLAVFAVANTALINMLMASRLIYGMARQDVLPRPLAKVLPGRRTPWAGIAFSTILALGLILYVTSDPDSNIVANLSGTTAFLLLCVFTVVNVACVVLRRKRDVNRRVFFTSPGPLPVVAALLCAFLAGPWVGRDVVQYQIAGSLMAIGVVLWLITWLINRKTNTSAGDPTAVES